The following DNA comes from Candidatus Coatesbacteria bacterium.
CAGCAGAAGCAGTTGATAAAAAATATATATTTACTAACTACTGCATAATACCTAACATATACGAAACAGACCCCAGCGCTTTTAATTACGATATTACTCGTAGATATAAATATCTCGATAATATAGTATGGACTGACTCATTTATACCAGAGGATATAATAAAAAACTATGGCTGGTTATACTATATTGATTCTGATTGGCGAGAATGGCATATACCCAGAAACGCATTGGATAAGACACTAAACGACTAAGACAACAACTTCGTAAGTAACTTTAGCTACTAATCGACATCGTCACCCTGCATTCTCTTTATTGACCGAGCAGCAGGAATCCAGTGGTCTTGCCCCGGCGGCGCGAAACCCGAACACAGCGTCTTCGCCACCGACGTCTCCGACGCGCTGACGGCCTTGGCCGGGAAGTTCTTCGGCCGGCCGATCGAGAAGCTGGAACCGGCGGAGCTGGAGGGGGGCTATGAATAAAGAGGAGATATATCGGGAATTGTTTGGAGAACACAATAAAACCGATATGACTCCAAGACGATATAATGAGTCTTTATATAGTTTTTACTGCAGAACGGGAAGAGCCGGATTTGAAAAGGCGAGAGAGTTCATTTGTAGTGAAATTGAATATTATTCTGATGACGATAAGAATGAATACATCTCAAGAATCACGAAGGATCATGATCTTACATCTTCTTCCTTCGAATTAATCATTAAGCGCTTCATTGAAAAGCATAATTACAGAGTTATCCATCATGCATCAGTAAATAATATTAACTCAAAACCAGATTTTTATATAGTGGATAAAAATGCTTATCTAGAATGCATATGTATAAAGGAAAAAGAGGCGATTGGAACAAATAAAATTGAACAACATCGTTTTGAAGAAGAGTTAACTCGTCTTTTACAAAAAGGTGATTACTATATACATATAGAATTTGATAAATTTTATATTCCGAAAAATCTTAGCATAAAACAACATATAAGAAGTATTAAAGAGTGGATAGAAAGTTGTATAAAAATAAAAGCTAGAGATAATATATATTACATCCCAAATACATCTATTCAGCTTATATTTTATTATAAAAAGGGATATAATGGGCCGCTAATACCAACAGTAGGTAGCGGTATCGTATGTATGGGTAATATTAATGAACGAACGCGTGATAAATTATCTAAAAAGGCCAATAAGGTTAAAGGCATCGATACGCCATACATAATAGCATTTAATAGTTTGATGGGTTATACAAAACAGGGAGATATATTAGAAATGCTATATGGTGATATAGCAATAAATTATAGGATTAGCAGTAACGGTCGTTCACTTGAAACGAAAAATGTACGTTTAAGTAACGGATTGTGGCATTATAATTATGCACCAAATTATTCAAGAATATCAGGTATAATTGTATTCAAACGGCTATATCCAGACTCATTTCTATCATCAGACCCTACACTATATATTAATCCTTTTGCTAGTAAACCAATAAATAGTGATGTCTTCAACTGTAAAGTGTGTTATATCAATGAAAAGAAAAGTTTAGAAACAAAAGAAGGCAAACCCCTACACGAAATCCTCGATATGCCGCCGAACTGGCCTAACGACTGATATGCTCACCATCGACATCGTCACCCTGCATCCGCGGTCCGTGGCCGCCTACCTGGAGACCAGCATCCCGGGTCGCGCCGAGGCCAAGAACCTGGCCCGGCTGCGGGCGCGCAGCCTGCTGGACTGGTGCGGCGGCGACCATCATCTGGCCGACGGCCTGCCCTACGGCGGCGGGGCGGGGATGATCCTGCGGCCGGAGCCCTTCTTCCGGGCGGTGGATGAGCTTAAGGGTCCGCAATCGAAAGTGATCCTGACCGACGCCGGCGGGCGGGTGCTGGACAGTGACCTGGCCAAGGAGTTCTCGCTGGAGCGGCATCTGATCTTCCTCTGCGGCCACTACAAGGCCATCGACGAGCGGGTGCGCGGCCTGGCGGACCTGGAGGTCTCGCTCGGCGACGTGGTGCTGTCAGGGGGCGAGCTGGCGGCCCTGGCCTGTGCGGACGCGGCGGTGCGCCTGCTGCCCGGGGTGCTCTCCGACGCCGAGGCGGCGTTGACCGACTCCTTCGAAGGCGAGGGGCTGCTGGACTGCCCCTGGTACACCCGGCCGGCGGTCTTCCGGGGGTTGGAGGTGCCCGAAGTGCTGCGCTCGGGGGATCACGGGGCGATCGAGCGCTGGCGGCGCGACAAGGCCCTGGAGCGCACGAGGCGCCGGCGTCCCGACCTGCTCGAGGATTCCTAGTTCGCAATCATAGCCACTCCCCAGCTCCAGTCTTCGCTATGAAAAACGGCCCCCCGGGGGCCGTTCGTTTTGCTTAAGCGGTGGTCAGCCGGTGATCGAAGGCGGGTGTTCCGGATCGTAGAGGGGGAGCTCCTGGGGCTCGACACCGTCGGCACGCAGGGCCTCGGCGACGGCGACCAAGGTCCGGGCGAGGGTCTCGGCGTCGATGGGGGTGGCCTTGAGGGTCTGCTGGCGGTCGCGCACGGCGTGAAGATAGATGTAGGCGGCGGCCGGGCGGTCAGCGTCCAGGGCTAAACGGGCCAACTGGTGCAGCACCCGCAGCTCGCGCAGCATCAGGCCCTGAGCGGTGTAGAGGTTGTGCGCGCGCCGCAGGGCGCCCTCGGCGGCGGCGTAATCACCCCGACAGCGGGAGACCCAGCCCCGGCAGAACTGGAACAGGGCCTCTAGGATGGGGGAGGCCAGGCGATCGAGCAATCGACGGGCCCGTTCGAGCAGCTCGACCGCTCGGTCGGTGTCGCCGCTCTCGGCCAGGGCGGCGGCACGCTGGGTCAGGGCGCGCAGCTCGTTGTGGTGTTCCTTGAGGCGGCCGTAGAGTTCGGCGGCCTGGCGCAGGCTCTCGGCGGCCGCGGACCACCGGCCCCGACCCAGTTGCAGGCGGCCGATGTTCAGCCGGTCTTCGGCCTCCAGGGTGGGCGAGCTCAGGCGCAGGTTGATCTCGAGGGAGCGCTGGAGCAGATCGGCGGCGCGGTCGAAATCGCCCAGCTCGAGGGACACCAGACCCAGGTTGGCGAGGGCGTGGGCCTCGGTACGCGGGACGTCGAGTTCTTTGGCGAGTTTGTATGAGCGGTGGGCCAGGTTGGTGGCCTGCTCCACCCGACCCAGCTCGAGGTTGGCCAGCGCCAGGTTTGCCAGGGAGATGGCCTCGTCGTGCCGGCAACCCAGGCGGTTGAAGATGGTCAGGGCCTGACCGATGGTTTCCCCACAGTCGTGCAGGCGCCCCTGACGGTAATGTACCAGCCCAAGGTTACCAAGGATGCGTCCTTCGGAGAGCTGGTTGCGCAACCGGCGTTCGTAGGTCAGGGCTTCCCGGTAAGAGCGCAGCGCTTCGGCGTCGCGGCCGAGTTTGAAGTTGATCACCCCGAGGTTGTTGAGCGCCTTGGCGACGGCGCGCTCGTCACCGTGTTCCCGGCTGGATCTCAGGCTGCCCGCGAAGGCCGTCAGGGCGTCTTCGTAGTCGCCGCGCCGGTAATAAACCGCCCCCAGGATGGAGTAGAAAA
Coding sequences within:
- the trmD gene encoding tRNA (guanosine(37)-N1)-methyltransferase TrmD, with product MLTIDIVTLHPRSVAAYLETSIPGRAEAKNLARLRARSLLDWCGGDHHLADGLPYGGGAGMILRPEPFFRAVDELKGPQSKVILTDAGGRVLDSDLAKEFSLERHLIFLCGHYKAIDERVRGLADLEVSLGDVVLSGGELAALACADAAVRLLPGVLSDAEAALTDSFEGEGLLDCPWYTRPAVFRGLEVPEVLRSGDHGAIERWRRDKALERTRRRRPDLLEDS
- a CDS encoding tetratricopeptide repeat protein is translated as MNLVEALVEEDWRRAMRVRQTLRESVVDEVERAAVDLYTAWIYSGRGDWDRALEHYQAVIQLARSLGRQALEIEGLLGVGLCETRRDNYDPADHVLSYARELARGLGSRRLELRCLRQQALAAAAAGGGRQAVALLDEALGAVNDERELWLAARLEQDLARIHFQSSDYSAALEAHQRAVDLYRILDHPRGELHQLARIGDVLQAKGRYDEAVDLLRGGLQRSAELEDRRLVALFYSILGAVYYRRGDYEDALTAFAGSLRSSREHGDERAVAKALNNLGVINFKLGRDAEALRSYREALTYERRLRNQLSEGRILGNLGLVHYRQGRLHDCGETIGQALTIFNRLGCRHDEAISLANLALANLELGRVEQATNLAHRSYKLAKELDVPRTEAHALANLGLVSLELGDFDRAADLLQRSLEINLRLSSPTLEAEDRLNIGRLQLGRGRWSAAAESLRQAAELYGRLKEHHNELRALTQRAAALAESGDTDRAVELLERARRLLDRLASPILEALFQFCRGWVSRCRGDYAAAEGALRRAHNLYTAQGLMLRELRVLHQLARLALDADRPAAAYIYLHAVRDRQQTLKATPIDAETLARTLVAVAEALRADGVEPQELPLYDPEHPPSITG